In one Rutidosis leptorrhynchoides isolate AG116_Rl617_1_P2 chromosome 8, CSIRO_AGI_Rlap_v1, whole genome shotgun sequence genomic region, the following are encoded:
- the LOC139864907 gene encoding uncharacterized protein — translation MMQQHEQNEDLGFCPSFNCYSSDTLSSTAAARISTQLQQHAVPLDDFEFSFNELSDEHTISDDRTVFPLFNQDLLTRNQIDHEQKANCTDTLANLFNSERAESVSSLSVESEGEEASGVSCVWGYKTDTGLSSLSKCKKSSSTGSGSKRWRIRDLLRRSNSEGKEPIMLLTDNSNKKKVDAEVSKQNRSSGELAVVSAGRSKPSVHELFYVQQRAKREGGKRNSYLPYRQDLVGLFSSNVNGKGNKFPFW, via the coding sequence ATGATGCAGCAGCACGAACAAAATGAAGACCTAGGGTTTTGCCCTAGCTTCAACTGTTATTCTTCCGATACTTTATCTTCAACCGCCGCCGCTAGAATCAGCACTCAATTACAACAACACGCCGTTCCGTTGGACGATTTTGAATTCTCGTTTAACGAATTATCCGACGAACATACAATTTCCGACGACCGTACCGTTTTTCCTCTGTTTAATCAGGATCTACTGACTCGAAATCAAATAGATCATGAACAAAAAGCTAATTGCACGGATACGTTAGCCAATTTGTTTAACAGCGAACGTGCAGAATCGGTTTCATCATTGTCGGTGGAATCGGAAGGTGAAGAAGCTTCTGGAGTGTCCTGTGTTTGGGGATATAAAACAGATACAGGTTTATCTTCATTAAGTAAATGTAAAAAGAGTAGTTCAACTGGATCTGGATCAAAACGGTGGCGTATTAGGGACTTATTACGACGGAGTAACAGTGAAGGAAAGGAACCGATAATGTTGTTGACTGATAATAGTAATAAGAAGAAGGTTGATGCTGAGGTTTCGAAACAAAATCGGAGCTCCGGTGAACTCGCCGTGGTTTCCGCCGGAAGATCGAAACCGTCGGTTCATGAATTGTTTTACGTGCAACAACGAGCTAAACGTGAAGGGGGTAAAAGGAATTCGTATTTACCGTATAGGCAAGACTTGGTGGGGTTGTTCAGCAGTAATGTCAACGGAAAGGGTAATAAATTCCCTTTTTGGTAA